From one Acidobacteriota bacterium genomic stretch:
- a CDS encoding glucose 1-dehydrogenase, which translates to MGYAKLDLKGRTAVIIGGTSGIGRAIADGFAEAEANVVCTSRREEQVEKTAAELEAKGCRTIRVTSDVSDRESLAELLGACVKAFGKVDILVNCAGRTKRAPTADFPEADWNDIIETNLNGTLRACQIFGKHFLENGYGRIINIASLSTFVALFEVAAYSASKAAVASLTKSLAVEWAKHGVNVNAIAPGVFLTDLNRELLESTERGKEFQLRTPMGRFGKVEELAGAAVFLASEAASFVTGEVLVVDGGFLASGVNQ; encoded by the coding sequence CATCGGGGATCGGAAGAGCGATCGCCGACGGCTTCGCCGAAGCGGAAGCGAACGTCGTCTGCACTTCGCGCCGCGAAGAACAGGTCGAGAAGACCGCTGCCGAACTTGAAGCGAAGGGTTGCCGGACGATTCGCGTCACATCGGACGTTTCGGACCGCGAATCGTTGGCCGAACTGCTTGGCGCTTGCGTCAAAGCTTTCGGGAAGGTCGATATTCTCGTCAACTGCGCGGGAAGAACGAAGCGCGCGCCGACGGCGGACTTTCCCGAGGCGGACTGGAACGACATTATCGAGACCAACCTCAACGGCACGCTCCGGGCCTGCCAGATCTTCGGCAAGCACTTTCTCGAGAACGGTTACGGCCGGATCATCAATATCGCTTCCCTTTCAACTTTTGTCGCGCTTTTCGAGGTCGCCGCATATTCCGCCTCAAAGGCGGCGGTCGCGAGTTTGACGAAATCGCTGGCCGTCGAATGGGCGAAACACGGCGTCAACGTCAACGCCATCGCGCCGGGGGTTTTCCTGACTGATCTCAACCGCGAACTGCTCGAATCCACGGAACGCGGAAAGGAGTTTCAGTTGCGAACGCCGATGGGGCGCTTCGGCAAGGTCGAAGAACTTGCGGGTGCGGCGGTCTTTCTGGCGTCAGAAGCTGCGAGTTTCGTCACCGGCGAAGTGTTGGTCGTTGATGGCGGCTTCCTGGCGTCGGGCGTTAACCAGTGA
- a CDS encoding M24 family metallopeptidase, producing MNLTAEIELKTERLREMLAAQSLGGVLLNTQSNFAWLTGGGSNAVNRSVENGVGTLLVRRDGMRFLLANNIEIDRLMAEQIPGGSCEPLSFDWRAEKSSPEIAADQARALVGNAGEIISDLPLSKSVRPAENLIAPCRYELTIPEIERFHKLGADTNEGVRRAFESIAPGMPEQRIATVVAAELAVSGIETVVVLVGADDRIGAYRHPTPTENVWKKSVLVAVCAKRSGLIASLTRIGIAGPVSAEFSERTEAVKEIQRTICRATEVGREGRELYGLLESKYAELGFADEIGKHHQGGAAGYKTREWVAHPKSSERVVANQAFAWNPSITGTKAEETMIVTAGGFEFITANDVTGIFQY from the coding sequence GTGAATCTTACGGCTGAGATCGAGCTGAAAACCGAAAGGCTCCGCGAGATGCTTGCGGCCCAGTCCCTCGGCGGTGTTCTGCTCAACACACAATCCAATTTTGCCTGGCTCACCGGCGGCGGATCGAATGCCGTCAACCGGAGCGTCGAGAACGGAGTCGGAACGCTTCTTGTGCGCCGCGACGGCATGCGTTTTTTGCTTGCGAACAACATTGAGATCGATCGGTTGATGGCCGAACAGATCCCGGGCGGCAGTTGTGAGCCGCTCTCATTTGATTGGCGTGCCGAAAAGTCCTCGCCTGAGATCGCCGCCGATCAGGCGCGCGCCCTGGTCGGCAACGCCGGCGAGATAATCTCCGATCTGCCGCTGTCAAAGTCCGTTCGGCCGGCGGAGAACCTCATCGCTCCGTGCCGTTACGAATTGACAATTCCCGAGATTGAACGCTTTCACAAACTCGGCGCGGACACGAACGAGGGCGTCCGCCGGGCTTTCGAGTCGATTGCGCCCGGAATGCCGGAGCAAAGGATCGCGACGGTCGTCGCGGCAGAACTTGCCGTAAGCGGCATCGAAACGGTTGTCGTGCTGGTCGGAGCCGACGACCGGATCGGCGCGTACCGTCATCCAACTCCGACTGAGAATGTCTGGAAGAAATCGGTGCTCGTCGCAGTTTGCGCGAAGCGCAGCGGATTGATTGCCAGTTTGACGCGGATCGGAATCGCCGGCCCCGTTTCCGCCGAGTTCAGCGAACGGACCGAAGCCGTCAAGGAAATTCAAAGAACAATTTGCCGCGCAACGGAGGTCGGTCGCGAAGGCCGCGAACTTTACGGTTTGCTTGAATCCAAGTATGCGGAACTCGGTTTCGCCGACGAGATCGGCAAGCACCATCAGGGCGGAGCCGCCGGGTACAAGACACGCGAATGGGTCGCGCATCCGAAATCGTCCGAACGGGTCGTCGCCAATCAGGCTTTCGCTTGGAACCCGTCGATCACGGGCACCAAGGCCGAGGAAACGATGATCGTCACGGCCGGTGGGTTCGAATTCATAACGGCGAACGACGTAACTGGAATCTTTCAATATTGA
- a CDS encoding MFS transporter — protein MTEKSIETPVRVGNFRWVICALLFFAATVNYIDRQVIGILKPTLQEEFGWTENDYGWIVFAFQSAYALGMLGVGRLMDRIGTKNGFSISVTLWSIAAMAHAWAGSVGSFMAARFALGLGEAGNFPASIKTVAEWFPKKERALATGIFNAGTNIGALVTPLVVPWIAYTYGWYEAFIITGAIGFLWLIFWLIFYRKPEDHPRLSKAELDYINSDKEEVLPTIPWKRLFPHRQTWAFAIGKFLTDPIWWVYLFWLPDFLQKKHGLDIKTFGIPLAIIYIIADFGSIGGGWISGFLIKRGWSVNAGRKTAMLICAIAVVPIVFASITTNLWVAVTLIGIAAAAHQGWSANIFTLTSDMFPKQAVGSVVGIGGMAGAIGGMFIAKLVGWILDATGSYIPIFAIAASAYLIALLVIHLLTPKLDPARLDNA, from the coding sequence ATGACTGAGAAATCGATCGAAACGCCGGTTCGCGTCGGCAACTTCCGCTGGGTGATCTGTGCTCTGCTGTTCTTCGCGGCGACCGTCAACTATATCGACCGTCAGGTTATCGGAATCCTTAAACCCACGCTGCAAGAGGAGTTCGGCTGGACAGAGAACGATTACGGCTGGATCGTGTTCGCGTTTCAATCCGCGTACGCGCTCGGGATGCTCGGCGTCGGCAGGTTGATGGACCGAATCGGAACGAAAAACGGTTTTTCGATTTCGGTGACGCTGTGGAGCATTGCCGCGATGGCCCACGCCTGGGCCGGTTCGGTCGGTTCGTTTATGGCGGCGCGCTTTGCGCTCGGGCTTGGCGAGGCCGGCAACTTCCCGGCGTCGATCAAGACGGTTGCGGAGTGGTTTCCGAAAAAGGAACGCGCGCTGGCGACCGGCATCTTCAACGCCGGAACCAACATCGGCGCGCTCGTCACGCCGCTTGTCGTGCCCTGGATCGCTTATACGTACGGATGGTACGAGGCTTTCATCATAACCGGCGCGATCGGCTTTCTCTGGCTGATCTTCTGGCTCATCTTTTATCGCAAACCTGAAGATCATCCGCGACTCTCAAAGGCCGAGCTGGACTACATCAACAGCGACAAAGAAGAGGTCTTGCCGACTATTCCCTGGAAAAGGCTTTTTCCGCATCGGCAGACCTGGGCGTTCGCGATCGGCAAGTTTCTGACAGACCCGATCTGGTGGGTCTATCTCTTCTGGCTACCGGATTTCCTGCAAAAGAAACACGGGTTGGACATCAAAACCTTCGGGATTCCGCTCGCGATCATCTACATCATCGCGGACTTCGGAAGCATCGGCGGCGGTTGGATCTCCGGATTCCTGATCAAACGCGGCTGGTCGGTCAACGCCGGCCGAAAGACGGCGATGCTCATTTGCGCGATCGCGGTCGTTCCGATCGTCTTTGCATCGATCACAACGAATCTCTGGGTCGCGGTGACGCTGATCGGGATCGCGGCCGCTGCGCATCAGGGCTGGTCGGCGAATATCTTCACTCTGACTTCGGATATGTTCCCGAAACAGGCGGTCGGATCGGTCGTCGGCATCGGCGGAATGGCCGGCGCGATCGGTGGAATGTTCATCGCCAAACTCGTCGGCTGGATACTTGATGCGACCGGAAGCTACATCCCGATCTTCGCCATCGCCGCCTCGGCTTACTTGATCGCGTTGCTCGTAATACACTTGTTGACGCCGAAACTGGATCCCGCAAGACTGGACAATGCATAA
- a CDS encoding glycoside hydrolase 43 family protein yields MHKLLQFLAAMAILSAAAAVSAQNASPVWRADNGDGTFKNPILHADYSDPDAIRVGDDFYMTASSFNAAPGLPILHSKDLVNWRLINYALREQVPTDVFSRPVHGGGVWAPAIRFHDGEFYIFYPDPDHGIYVTKTKDPMGEWSAPLLIKSGKGWIDPCPLWDEDGRAYLVSAFAGSRAGLKTVLTVSRMDPSGMKLIGDPVLVFDGHDAHPTVEGPKFYKRNGFYYIFAPAGGVATGWQLVLRSKNVFGPYEEKTVLAQGKTNVNGPHQGAWVTTQSGEDWFLHFQDKGAYGRVLHLQPMIWKNDFPVIGSDIDGDGTGEPVATFRKPNVGKTYPTETPPDSDEFDAEKPGLQWQWHANPQALWAFAFPSKGVLRINSVQTPADQKNLWDAPNLLLQKFPADRFTATAKVTLNSRVEGEKFGLLVMGLDYSYLGVTLRGGKLFAAQAGARDADKGNTETETAPFPVDSRTFFVRVSVEPAAICRFSYSTDGRSFTNLGTPFKAREGRWIGAKIGFFFSRPTKFNDSGSADIDWIRFE; encoded by the coding sequence ATGCATAAACTACTGCAATTTCTGGCCGCGATGGCGATCCTTTCCGCGGCCGCGGCCGTTTCAGCTCAGAACGCATCGCCGGTCTGGCGAGCCGACAACGGCGACGGCACATTCAAAAACCCGATTCTCCACGCAGATTATTCCGATCCGGACGCGATCCGCGTCGGCGACGATTTCTATATGACCGCGTCGAGTTTCAACGCCGCGCCCGGCCTTCCGATTCTCCATTCGAAGGACCTCGTCAACTGGCGTTTGATAAATTATGCTCTCCGCGAACAGGTCCCGACCGATGTTTTCAGCCGACCGGTCCACGGCGGCGGCGTTTGGGCACCGGCGATCAGATTTCACGACGGCGAGTTCTACATCTTCTACCCGGACCCGGATCACGGCATCTACGTGACCAAGACAAAGGACCCGATGGGCGAATGGTCCGCGCCGCTGCTGATCAAGTCCGGGAAAGGCTGGATCGACCCGTGTCCGTTATGGGACGAAGACGGTCGCGCCTATCTCGTCAGCGCGTTCGCCGGCAGCCGCGCCGGATTGAAGACCGTCCTGACCGTCAGCCGAATGGATCCGAGCGGGATGAAACTCATCGGCGATCCGGTTCTCGTTTTCGATGGGCACGACGCACATCCCACGGTCGAAGGCCCGAAGTTCTACAAGCGTAACGGTTTTTACTACATATTCGCTCCGGCGGGCGGCGTTGCGACGGGCTGGCAGCTGGTCTTGCGTTCGAAGAACGTCTTCGGTCCATACGAAGAGAAGACCGTCCTCGCGCAAGGCAAGACGAACGTCAACGGTCCGCATCAAGGTGCGTGGGTAACGACACAGTCGGGAGAAGATTGGTTCCTCCATTTTCAAGACAAGGGTGCGTATGGAAGAGTCCTTCATTTGCAACCGATGATCTGGAAAAACGACTTTCCGGTGATCGGCTCGGACATCGACGGTGACGGCACCGGCGAACCCGTTGCGACATTTCGCAAACCGAATGTGGGCAAGACATATCCAACGGAGACCCCGCCTGATTCTGACGAGTTTGACGCGGAAAAACCGGGACTTCAATGGCAATGGCACGCAAATCCCCAGGCGCTTTGGGCGTTCGCGTTTCCTTCAAAGGGCGTCCTGCGCATCAATTCCGTTCAAACACCGGCGGACCAGAAGAATCTCTGGGACGCGCCGAACTTGCTGCTTCAGAAGTTTCCCGCCGACCGCTTCACAGCAACCGCGAAAGTCACGCTAAATTCGCGGGTCGAGGGCGAGAAGTTCGGCCTGCTGGTGATGGGGCTCGACTATTCATATCTTGGCGTGACCTTGAGAGGCGGCAAACTCTTTGCGGCGCAGGCCGGAGCGCGCGACGCCGACAAGGGGAACACGGAAACCGAAACCGCGCCGTTTCCCGTTGACAGCCGAACGTTCTTTGTCCGAGTTTCCGTCGAACCGGCCGCGATATGCCGGTTTTCGTACAGTACGGACGGGAGATCATTCACCAACCTCGGAACGCCGTTCAAGGCGCGGGAAGGCCGGTGGATCGGCGCGAAGATCGGATTCTTTTTCTCGCGCCCGACGAAGTTCAACGATTCGGGCTCGGCCGATATCGATTGGATACGCTTCGAGTGA
- a CDS encoding FadR family transcriptional regulator, whose amino-acid sequence MLDTTTSERQLTTSEEVVRRLREMIHAGDLKPGDRLPPERDLARQLGVSRPTLRAGIRTLAAVGVFHSRQGAGTFVAEADASPALDANPLRLMASLHGFSSDEMFETRIALEMAVAELAAKRASGDHIATMAEEVAEMFASLEEPEEYLVHDMRFHQTIAAASGNRILTALMNMVATILFETRSKTVHLALDLKESAEMHRQIYRAIRAHDPEAAGNAMREHLLHTRAAQESEGIDGMRFRSAQREIDEN is encoded by the coding sequence ATGCTGGATACAACGACAAGCGAACGGCAGTTGACAACGTCTGAGGAGGTTGTCCGACGGTTGCGCGAGATGATTCACGCGGGAGACCTGAAACCGGGAGATCGTTTACCCCCGGAACGTGATCTGGCGCGCCAGTTGGGGGTTTCGCGGCCGACCCTGCGCGCCGGAATTCGAACGCTCGCTGCGGTCGGCGTCTTCCATTCCCGGCAAGGGGCGGGCACATTCGTCGCCGAGGCCGACGCTTCGCCGGCGCTCGACGCGAACCCGTTGCGCCTGATGGCGTCGCTTCACGGTTTCAGTTCCGATGAGATGTTCGAAACGCGCATCGCGCTCGAGATGGCGGTCGCCGAACTCGCCGCAAAACGCGCTTCAGGGGATCATATCGCGACGATGGCGGAAGAGGTCGCCGAAATGTTCGCCTCGCTCGAAGAACCCGAGGAATATCTCGTTCACGATATGCGTTTTCACCAGACGATCGCCGCCGCGTCCGGGAATCGTATTCTTACCGCCTTGATGAATATGGTCGCGACGATCCTGTTCGAGACACGAAGCAAAACGGTGCATCTCGCGCTGGATCTCAAGGAGTCAGCCGAAATGCACCGCCAGATCTACCGCGCGATCCGTGCCCACGACCCGGAAGCGGCCGGGAACGCGATGCGCGAACACCTGCTGCACACACGCGCCGCGCAGGAATCCGAAGGCATCGACGGAATGCGATTCAGGTCTGCTCAAAGGGAAATTGACGAGAATTGA
- a CDS encoding cupin domain-containing protein: protein MKSIKSVVFIVFAFSLLSIVSFAQTREPSKPIRPFVVKTKQSLAELEKSIRSENKVSELVGGAGMELRVAIQHDKKRDSSEAELHDASDDVYYVLEGSAQLTLGGTLENPREASPGEWRATKISGGETFTIRKGDLIIVPRGTPHHRVNTPGKEFSLILIKVYAEPLKPVKP, encoded by the coding sequence ATGAAATCTATAAAATCAGTCGTATTTATTGTTTTTGCCTTTAGTCTCCTTTCGATTGTTTCGTTCGCCCAGACGCGCGAGCCGTCGAAGCCGATCAGGCCTTTTGTCGTTAAGACGAAACAGTCGCTGGCCGAGCTTGAAAAATCCATCCGATCGGAAAACAAGGTTTCGGAACTCGTCGGCGGCGCCGGAATGGAACTCCGCGTCGCGATCCAGCACGACAAGAAACGCGATTCGAGCGAGGCCGAGCTTCACGATGCTTCGGACGACGTTTATTACGTGCTCGAAGGTTCCGCCCAGTTAACGCTCGGCGGAACGCTTGAGAATCCGCGAGAAGCATCACCCGGCGAATGGCGCGCGACAAAGATCTCGGGCGGCGAGACGTTCACGATTCGCAAGGGCGATCTGATCATCGTTCCGCGCGGCACGCCGCATCACCGCGTCAACACTCCCGGAAAAGAGTTCTCGTTGATACTGATCAAGGTCTATGCTGAACCGCTCAAGCCGGTCAAACCGTAA